CTCCTGCAGTCTTagaaacaaaattggtttcatagacCATAGACGTTTCCTCCTGGCCAACCATAAATGGAGGACAAACAAATCTTTCAATGGCAAGCATGAAAAAAGAGACCAGCCAAGGAAATTTACTACAGATGAGGTTATGGCAAGGTTGAATGAAGTTTCCTATGTTCCAGGCAAGAATCTAGATATGCCAAAAACAAGAAAACGACGCCGTAGTGAAGATGAACCAATATGGCATTTGAAGGTTAGCTTGTATGATTTGGAATACTGGCCAAAACTGAAGCTACATCACAACCTTGATGTTATGCACATAGAGAAAAACATATGTGAGAACATTTTGTCAACTCTACTTAATATTCCAAACAAGACAAAGGACACCATCAATGCTAGACTAGATTTGGAGGACAGAGGTATGAGAAAAGAGCTTCATTTGCTTGATGACAGTGGTAGTTCATCATCAAAGCCAAGAGCTTGTTATGTTCTAAAACCAGAAGACAGGAAGAAGTTCTTGCAATTTGTGAGCAATGTTAAGTTTCCAGATGGCTATGCCTCCAATATATCAAGATGTGTCAATATGGAGGGAGGAGTATCTATGCATGGGCTGAAAACACATGACTGTCATATAATGCTGCAACATATCTTACCAGCTGGCCTTCGTGGTTTGGTGCGCAAAGATGTATACGAAGTAATTGCTGAATTGGGTACATTTTTTAGACAACTTTGCTCCAAAACTCTAAAGGTTGATGCACTACACCAGATGAAGGAGGATATTGTGCTTATCCTTTGCAAGCTAGAGAAAATTTATCCTCTAGCATTCTTTGATGTTATGGTTCACCTAGCAGTACACTTACCTAGTAGAGACCTCATCGAGAGCCTTCGGCGACAAAAACATACACCTCAAGGTGATGAAGCAGTCGACatggatgaagatgaagatgaaacctATCTTGAGTACCATAGTCCAGAAGAAGAAGGCAATACTTcaggagaagatgatgatgactgACCTTTGCATTATATTTGTGGAGAGTTGTGAACCATGAACTTCCTGTTAATGATTTCATTGCATTTGAATTATGCTAGTACATTTGTATATGAATTGTGAAATTGTAAGACCTTATATGCAATTCTGTTCAGATGATGCAATTCCTAGATTTCAATCACAGAATGCAAGGTATTCTGTCCAGATTTCGATGTTTTCATGACACCTGATAATGTCATATAATGTCCACATTCTGTCATAAAATGTATAGAATCTGTCACAAAATGAGTAGACTGcaacttatatatatatacattgtgCCATAATTTTAGTGAACACAAGTAAACCATCATAAGCAAAAGGATCCACATTACCAACATACAGCATGTTTCAAAACAAGAGCACATACGTCCACCACAATAGGTTCAATACAACATGTTCTTTAACACTACAAGCCCATACTTCATCAACATTGCCTACTTGAGCATTACAGCTAAACCTAAGACGATGACCAACACCAGGAATATTGTTACATTCACACATCCACACACAAGACAAATGCAGGTTCCCATGCCTTGCCTATTCTTGCCAACCATTTCCTTCACCTCCTTAAGATTTTCCTCCAAGCTTTTAACTTTTCCTACCAGCTCGGGAACTTCTGTTGTCGAAGCTGCTTCAATGGTCGAGGAAGCTGGAAGTAGATAACCATTGTCTAGAAGGTACACGAAATATTCCTCCTCGAACCAATAGCTTTTACATCTCCCCTACATCCAAACGACAATCACACACATTTTAACACCAATAGTGTAGGGAAGGACATTCAGACAACCACTAACACTACCATGATCAGGGAAGCACATTCAAACAAGAATGAAAATTGTGAAACATATACTAAACCACTGAACTGACATTTCCATAGCCTTGCCGTGGGCACTTGAAAAACCTATTTCCAACATTGCGCTGAGACTTCGTGGTAGTGGCCGCAAACAGCCGCACATCCTTGCAAGTCGGGCAAGTGATCAATGGCAAGCCGGTGAGTTCATCAAGCGGTGCCTGCACATCGACATCAGTGGGTGGTGGCGCTGCAGCAACAACAGCAAGGGGGGCAGGTTCAAGGGCAACCTGAGCTGTGCTTGACCGCCGAGAACGAGCGGTTGAGGACGACGCCTACGACATCACAACTGGAGAGGGAAGATGAGCAATGTGAGCAATGGTGAAAGGAAACAGAGGGGATCAGGGAGGGGTCACTGCCAAAATGGCACACCTACGGCGATGAGGAGCTGCCACCGCTGTCGCCGACGCCGTGCACCGAGCTCAGCTTGCCCGCCGCGCTCGGGCCGCCTCCCCAATGAAGCTCCGCCGCCCGCAAGCCGTGCTCAGCTCACCCAACGAGCTAAGCCCACCCACCGCACTCCGCCGCTCGCCCACCAGCCTCCGCCGCCCACCCACCGCGCTCAGCCCGCAAGCCAGCCACGCGCGCCTCGCCGCCAATCGGACCTCCGCAATGCCACCGTCAACCCTAGCCTCCCACTGAGATCCGCCGCCCACCGAATAGCGCGCTCCACAAGGCCGCCCACCAAGCTTCACCTGCTCCTGACCGCCATGCAACAGCCGGCACCGGTAGCCGCGCCCGGTACAGCCTCCCGCCGGCAGCTGCGCTCCGCTCGCCTAGCCGTTGCTCGCGCTCCGCTCGCCGGCGTGTGGGAGTGGGGGATTTTGGGGAATGATTCGAAATTCTGTTGGGACTATATTCATAGTAACAAACAGTGATGCTACAAAACGGTCACAACAAACCATTCCATGTCGTCATAAAAACATATTCACCGATCGTCTACCGCCGTTCGACAATTTGTGACGACATTCGACATCTTTATGTGACAAAAGATAGAGCATCGTCATAACTAGTTGATGGCCTCATGAGGTTATGACGACACACTTTTTTCTGTCATATAATGTGACAATATATGACGATATATGGCCTCGTCATGCTGACTTTTGTCATAAAAAATAGATTTTTTGTAGTGCATGCAATATGAATGATGttatttaaagtgaataggttCACAAGGAGCCTTAAACTATACTTGCCTGCATTCGGGTACTGCTGATCCTGATTCACAAGAGAAGAGCCTTGCTCAAGCTCAAACGGCTCACGAGCTAATCACGATCAAATATCACCACGCATACAAGTCGTACCACAAACATACATGCAAACAAAATGATATAAAATAAGATCAGTACACCAAACATTAGAAACAGTACATAAAAAGCATTTAGATATATTCTACGTATCGCTATGGTCACGTAGATGCGAAattcactcaaatcggacttaaaacggagaatttatgcatgaaataaggtctCAGTGGTAATTCTGTAAATAAATTGAACTTTTTTTtatattaaaataaataaattctcaaaataaCTAAAACCTTAGACTGCGGGTTCAATTTTGCAAAAGACCAGGGGCTAAAACAAATAAAGCAGGGGCTCGGTTTAAAATACATTTAACTAGGGATGGACCGCGGGTTAATTATCCCAAAAAAGGGGGGCTCATTTGTAAAAACGCCAGGGCGGCTGAGTTGACTTGGCTCAGATCCAATCTGGACCGTCGGATCATGATCAGATGGCTCTGGTTTAAAACGCGAAGGGGTATGCCACCATTCTAATCTGGAACGTCGATTCGCGATCGAATGGATGAGGCTGGCCGACGAGCTTTGGGTCGCCGGAACAGTGCCGTAAGCGAtgggcgccatggccgagctcggcttGAGCTCGTTGGGAGCGGCTCCGTGCACGGGAAAACAAGGGAAGGGCACCGGTTGCAAGCGGGGGTTGAGACGAACTCACCTAGGCCGTCAAATCGCGGCGGCAGAGGCTTGGTGGGGGTAGGCGACGAGGGCAGGCGCACGGTGAACTCCGGCGAACTCGAACAGTGGAAAAACCAGGACTACGGGCTCCAAAACTTGGCGCAGAAGCTTCCTGTGGCGGCGGTGAACATGGTTAGGGCTTTGGAGCGGATCGAGCGGAGCAAAACGACGACGGCGATGTCTTACCCAACGGCGGCGAGACGTGAGAGCTCAGGCTAGGGTTTCGGGTGCTCGGGCTTTAAAATAGAGGGGCGGTCGGGCGTGTAGAAGGCAGGGGCGACCCCGTATCCGGCTCACAGCACGAGAAGGGAAGGCGGCAGCGCGGATTTGGAAAGGGGGCCAGCGGCGTGCGCGAGCGAGAAAGGAAAGGGAGCCGAGGTTGGGGACGATCGTTGGGCCCCATGAGTCAGCGGCTCAGCGGCGCGGGGCCGGGCTATCAGCGTATGCGGGCGAGGGTGAGCGGAAGCTACGGCTCGGGCTGGCTACGGCTTGGCCTCCGGGCCGGCTCGGGTGCGGCCCAGGTGGGCGCTAGGTGAGGGGAGAGGAGCTGGGCTCCTTGGGCTGGCTAGCAGGCCGATGGGGAGAGGTGGGCTGCGGGGTGAGGGAAAAAGAattcctttttcttttatttgaaaGCAATTCCAATCAAATGAACTCAAACCAAATTCAAATTTAGTTTGAATTCAAACCAAACAGAAACAATGCAGAGGCATGAATATTGCATCATCACATGTTCATAAACCCTAGGATTCATTTTATTTGCAAAATATTTATTTAGCTCTAAATTTACATGCCACACAAAAAATGAATAAAATCAAAATTGTGCCCTATTTAATTGAaaccaaattttagggtgttacatgttgTCGGGCAACAAGCGGCAGCAAATGAGCACACCTACGTGAGTTCTCGCTTCTCAAAATATTCATCTAATTAGCCTGCTCGAGTACCCCTTTAGTCAATATCACGTAGTGCTATACTGGTGTTTACCTTTTTTTCTCTTATTAATTATGAATCAATCTTTAGAAAGTCAGCAAATATGTCACAACCAATAACAGGGGGCAGGAGGTACAAGCAGAAGTGCATAAGACATCGGCTATCATTGTGGCCCTGTCGACGGATTACCggcagcagtccaccgaggggtagcCCAAGGTGGTAGGTTGAACGGAGGGGAGGGCGAGATTGTAGCCGGACGTGAGCACGAGAGCGTAGAGGCACGAGGTTTAGACAGTTCGGGCCGTCTAGACGACGTAACACCCTACGTCTTGTGCTCTGGTGGATTGTATTATGTGATGAAGCTATTTTGAGGGGGGTCCCTagcccgccttatatagcacCGGGGggctagggttacaagtcggCTATGGTAATCCTATTCGGTTACATAGAAAGCTAAAATACATGGATAAGCTCTCCATATTCCACCGGATCGCCATCTTCCGATATCCTTCTCGTATCTAGGGAGAGCACATCAGCCGATTGCTTGCGCCTTCTCCCGGACCTCGAAGGCTTCTTTTGGTCGGTCCACCCGTAGCAGGCCGGCCCATCTATGCCTGTGGGGATaacgggggtcatatcccccacagcagtccccgagtgccttgtagTCGTTGATGAACGTCGCGTCAAACTGTTCACCGTAAGCAAACATGAAAGTGAGCCCGGACGACCTGGAAGACCGGAAGCTGTTAGAGCTGCCGATCGGGCGAGCCAAGTGCCGAGCGTCGAAGCAAGCCCTGTCGACCTGGTAGACCGGGAGTGTTAGAGCTGCCGATCAGCCGAGCCAAGTGCCGAGCATCGAAGCAAGCCCTGGCAACCTGGTAGACTGGGAGCTGTTAGAGCTGCCGACCGGCCGAGCCAAGTGCCGAGCGTCGAGGCAAGCCCTGGCGACCTGGCGGACCGGGAGCTGTTAGAGCTGTCGACCGGCCGAGCCAATTGCCGAGCATCGAGGCAAGCCCTGGCGACCTAGCAGACCGGGAGCTGTTGGAGCTGCCGACCGGGCGAGCCAAGTGTCGAGCCCTGGCGACCTGGCAGACTGGGAGCTGTTCTGCTGAACGACCGAGCCAAGTGCCGAGCATCGAGGCAAGCCCTAGCGACCTGGCAGACCGAGAGCTGTTGGGGCTGCAGACCGGCCGAGCCAAGTGCCGAGCATGGAGACAAGCCCTGGCGACCTGGCAGACCGGGAGCTGTTAGAGCTGCCGACCAACCGAGCCAAGTGCCGAGCGTCTTTAATCTTCAGTCTTCAAGAAGTTTATCAAAAGGGTGCAATGAgctcaaaatccaaaaatttgaaactttTTTCAACTTTGGTGAAGTGGACACACTCAGACCCAAAACACTGAGCTGGAGGGGAAACTCTTGTGAAGTGTGAATGGCTTAACAATACACAGTCACCGGCTAGGTGACGTGTACCACGTGGTCCCCGAGGTTGCTGGAAGATAAAGTATGAATCTTGTAGCAAGCTCAATAAGACAAATCATCACCAGATAGCTTGAGGTCACGAGTGAACTGTAGCTCTGAACTACATGACCTGTGAAACTATAACTGTAGACCTGTGACCGCTGAAGGCAAACCTTGTCAGTACCTTGGCCACGGGAGAACTATCGCCCATTGTCATCTTGTTTTAGCATCCGCCTATAAATTGGTGCTGCTCAGCCGATATGCAGCACACCACCAGAAGCATCATGAGGGCAGTATTAGACTCCATTGTTGAAGTGAGAATCCATCGCCCTATGGCAAAGCCACCATGGAAATGAGTAGATGAGTCTGCAGCTAGGAGAAATCTTGTGATAGAGCACTTAGTTTGGTGCTGTCTGGCTGTCCGGAGAGGCACTGAGAAGTGCGATGCAGCAAGGAGAAACCTTGTGAGGAGGTGTCTGCTTGCTCCCGCGCGGTCTCAGTTGTTCCTAGCGAAGAGAGCCAAGTGGCATCCGAGTGTCCACCTCCACCCTAGTCTAGGAACTCTTGCCGAGGTCCTCTGTGGACTGGTGCGGGTGGAGAAATATCTTCAACGTTGAGCCGATGCTCGTCTTTGATCTTGCTGAAGAAGTACAGAGGGTCGGTCTGTGCCCCCCGTCGTTGTGGGAGCATTGAAAAAACTGCTGTCTGCTGAAACTGTAGTTGCTGTAGCTTCTAACCCTGTGTCAGTCATTGGCCGACAGTATGCTCCACCGGCCAGGTGGAGTGTACACACTCAGTCCCCGAGCCTGTTGTAAGATGAGGTATGAATCTTGTAACAGggtcaagaaagagaaaaaatacCCTGAGTGAACAACCATCTTGTAGTTTGACTTCAAATCCGATCAGTCCCGGAGTAGGACGAGTGGTCATGTTGTAAAAATCGTGCTGTATCCTTTAACGTGGGACTgaccagtccccgagcatatgtGAGGTCTTCTGTTATGGGTGTATATGACGTAAAATAGCCCACACGAAAGATAGCGGGCCGCGAGTGAAAACCCTAGGCCCATCTCCACCACGCGGCGGAACCGCCGTAGACGACAAAATCGGGAAACCGAAATGTCGCGCGGGAACAGTGTAAATACCCACTGACTGTGGGGCTGTCAGTTCCACTTCCTGCTCGTGAAAGCCATCTGACCCTTCTTCCTCGAGCACTCTGTGAAACTGCATCTGCTCCTGTAGCCGTTCCGCcgctccgccaccaccacgccatgGCAAGAGGCTCTGGTACCCGCAAGGTCACGGTGGCGCAGAAGGCGGCCACTgcaaagaaggagaaggaggtggcGTCGGCTGCCAACCTTGATTCCTGCGACAAGAAGTGGGCCAAGTCGATCTGCGAGAAGGAGGACTTGGAGCGCCTCGTGCGATGGGGCGCGCTGCCGGACCAGGCGACGACGAACTGGTGCGCGACCAACGGGTTTGCTTTCCCTACCCTCGATACCAAGCAGTTGGTGCTCTTTTATCACCATGTCTCCTGGGGATTGGGGGTTCCCGTCCAGCATTTTGTTCGGAATTTGCTGGATTACTGGGGGATTAAATTGATCCATTTATCTCGCAATGCCATCCTTCATCTTTCCATCTTCATACATTGGTGTGAAGCTTTTCGGGGATCGATCCCTATTTCAATCTCTTTATTTCCTTGTTTACTCTTGAGCTCTCCCCCGCCTCTGATAGCCCAAAGGCCGTTGGTGCCTGTTTCTTGCGTCTGCGGGATAAGAGCAAATATATGGAGGTCCCGCTCCGCAGCTCAATCAAGGATTGGGCGCAAAAATGGTTTCTGATCGATAGTGCTCCGCCGCCGGTTGATAATGATGTGGACTCGGTGCCGGTCATCCGGTCGAGCTAGACAGCGAAGCTGTCGGCCGCCGACATGGGGCAAGTTAACGAGCTGCTGGAGATCTTTCAACAGACCCAGGTGACTAGAGTTGGAGTGGCGATCGACTTTGTGCAGGCCAGGGTACAGCCTTGCAAGGAAAGGGACCACCCCGCATACCTGTACCATGAGGAGGGGGATGGCACCCAAGAGGCATCGGAGCTAGTCTCCGATGAGGTGCTTCTCGCCCGGGTTGGTTCTTTCTTCACCAAGGGTACTGGGTGATCAAACAAGGTTGCCAGGCTTCGTACTCTTTTACTAATCCTCGCCCTGAGGTACATTGCTTGATCAGATGTTATTTGCAGCCACGCTTTGGTGAATCCATTCTGAAAATCTATCTGTTGCAGGGGCGAGCAGTCTATGTCTCAGCTGTTCTGCAAGCGGCGTGGCCGAAGTCTGTAGAGGCGCCGGCATTGCCGCCGCCATATCTGGCGAGCTCTCCTGAAGAGGAGGCCTTGCCACCCACCGAACCCTTCTCCGGTGTCAAGTTCCCTAGTGACTCATGCTCAGACCACCAAGGGACTTTGGGCGGTCGGTCGGTGGCTCCTGGGTCTGAGAAGACCACACCGATTGCCCATGGTATTCATATTGGGCGGCCGACCGTCGAAGCTAAAGACGTCAGCCGGGGCAAGGGAGTGCCCGACGATGATGACCATCTGACGCTTGCCGAGCACAAGCGTCGGGAAGCGaagcagaagaagaaggaggcCCGAACGGCAGTGGAGACGCTTGAGGGCGTAGGCGGTGCGTCCGAGAAAACGTCGGCCGAGCGCTCGGGCGGTGCGCCTGAGGAGCCGCCGGTCATGCCCGCACCCCCTTCGAGGAAAAGGCAGCGGCCAACGGTGACGCCATCATTCTGCCGTTCTTCCCTATAAGTCTTCTGTACTGACTGTATTGTATTGCACTTTGCCATCCATGTGTTCTGAAGTATGACGGGAACCTTAGCAGGCCTCGTCTTTCTGATGATGAGGTAGAGCCGTGATCAGCCAAGATGACGGCGACCGAGGCTGGGCCTGGAGAGGCGGTGACTGAGCCGGTTGGCCAATCAGTCCTCGAGCGTGCCGAAGCGACGGGAGGCGCCGATGGGTCTGCTATCCCAGCGCCAAGCGTGCCAATGGCTGAAGAGCCAAGATCAGAGGGCACCGGTTGCCTCCACCGGTCAGCCAGGCGGATGAAGCACTGTCGATGGCCAACGCCGACGCCGCTGACCAAACCGTTGGTGAGGTGGCACCACCGGCCTCTGAAGAAGACCTGCCCTCGGGGGGCGCCGCGGAGGAGATCAAAGAGATCCGCCGCACATTCGTACCAGCGCCGGAGCCGAAGCCACAAGCATACTGCACCTACAAGGTGGTTGCAGGGAGACTGGAGGTGGTGGACAACGCGCTGGCGCCGTTCGAGGCTGAGGAGATCATGGAGGAGTCCCGCAAGATGGGCGTACGTGTAGCGGTAAGCTGCCCGGCAGTCTGAGAT
This sequence is a window from Miscanthus floridulus cultivar M001 chromosome 10, ASM1932011v1, whole genome shotgun sequence. Protein-coding genes within it:
- the LOC136489775 gene encoding uncharacterized protein: MEEAKLELYPGCTEESRLSFIIKLLHIKVYNQITTSGFDAMLELLSGSLKNVPELPKSYNEMKALLRKLGFGYVSIHVCKYDCALFWRDHEDDDHCPVCGFTRWKVNKEGRKKVPHKVLRYFPIIPRLQRLFMLKQRAQYARWHKEKRVVVPNEMRHPADGEAWKDFDETFKSFADDPRSLRLGIATDGFNPFGQMSNSYGIWPVIVVPYNFPPWMCMDQSNYMLALLIPGKKSPGKDFHVSMQPLIADLKQLWRGVKTYDAVEGKDFSLRAAILWGIHDYPALGTMSGRTTKGYFACVYYDENPCSCSLRNKIGFIDHRRFLLANHKWRTNKSFNGKHEKRDQPRKFTTDEVMARLNEVSYVPGKNLDMPKTRKRRRSEDEPIWHLKVSLYDLEYWPKLKLHHNLDVMHIEKNICENILSTLLNIPNKTKDTINARLDLEDRGMRKELHLLDDSGSSSSKPRACYVLKPEDRKKFLQFVSNVKFPDGYASNISRCVNMEGGVSMHGLKTHDCHIMLQHILPAGLRGLVRKDVYEVIAELGTFFRQLCSKTLKVDALHQMKEDIVLILCKLEKIYPLAFFDVMVHLAVHLPSRDLIESLRRQKHTPQGDEAVDMDEDEDETYLEYHSPEEEGNTSGEDDDD